One genomic window of Lytechinus variegatus isolate NC3 chromosome 1, Lvar_3.0, whole genome shotgun sequence includes the following:
- the LOC121410857 gene encoding zinc finger matrin-type protein 2-like, protein MAMNYAGTSSGTGSRVEDHRRKWDRDEYEKLAKERLDQELEAQAEKERRRKEPVVKRELLKQRDYKVDLDSKLGKSQVITKTTPSSQMGGYYCDVCDCVVKDSINFLDHINGKKHQRNLGMSMNVERSSLDQVKKRFEMNKKKVEEKKKDYDFEARLQELKEEEEKHKAYQREKRKERKRRADDRGIDGMDPDMASMMGFAGFGSNKKKY, encoded by the exons ATGGCGATGAATTACGCTGGAACAAGTTCGGGTACCGGTTCG CGAGTTGAGGACCACAGGAGAAAGTGGGACCGAGATGAATATGAGAAGCTTGCTAAGGAACGTTTGGATCAGGAGCTTGAAGCTCAGGCAGAGAAAG AGAGGAGGAGAAAAGAACCTGTTGTCAAGCGTGAGCTTCTCAAGCAGCGTGATTACAAGGTTGACCTTGACTCAAAGCTGGGGAAGTCCCAGGTCATCACCAAGACAACTCCTTCCTCTCAGATGGGCGGATACTACTGTGATGTTTGTGATTGTGTTGTTAAAGACTCCATCAACTTCCTGGATCACATAAATGGCAAAAAAC ATCAAAGAAATTTAGGAATGTCAATGAATGTCGAGAGGTCGTCCTTAGATCAAGTCAAAAAGCGGTTTGAGATGAACAAGAAAAAagtggaagaaaagaaaaaggactATGATTTTGAAGCCAGGTTACAAGAATTGAAAGAAGAG GAAGAAAAGCACAAAGCATATcagagagagaagaggaaagaaaggaaaagaagagctGATGATAGAGGGATAGATGGAATGGATCCAGACATGGCATCTATGATGGGTTTTGCTGGATTTGGgagtaataaaaagaaat ACTGA